Sequence from the Arthrobacter pigmenti genome:
TTCGTGGCACCGCTGACCTTACGCACATACTGGAGCGCGGCGGCCTGCACTTCGTCGCTGGTGGCAGCGGGCTCAAAGTTGTGAAGTGTTCTGATATTCCTGCACATGTTCCAAGGGTAGGCCTCGAAGCGACGAGGGGAAACGGTTCGGCGGGTACGGATCCAGAAGCGCTGTGCCAGTAGGCTGATTCCATGACAAGGGCACCGGCACAGATTCGACTGGTGTGGGCGCTTGTGGACATCGCCCTCATCCTGGTCTTCGCTTTCCTTGGACAGGCTTCGCACTACGATGCGGTATCCCTGCCCGGAGCATTAGCGACCGCTGCCCCGTTCCTCGCTGCGTACTCCATGACGTATCTCGCCTGCCTAGCCTGGCGTCGGCCCGCGGCGCCGCTGCGTACGGGCGTCCCGATGTGGCTCGGAACCGCCGTGGGCGGTCTGATGCTTCGGGTTTGGTTCGGTGAAAGCGCAGCACCGGCCTTCCAGATCGTCGCCGTGGTCGTTCTGGCGCTGTTCCTCGTCTTCCCCCGGCTCGTGGCCGCGACGCTGGGTGCCGTGCGCCGTCGTCGTCGTCGGCAATCTTCTGCCCACCACTCCCCCGCCCAGAATCAAGGAGCAGCCTCATGATCACAGCGTTCGTGCTTATCCAGACCGATGCCTCCCGCATCCCCGAGTCCGCCCAGGAAATTTCGGAGATCGACGGGATCAGCGAGGTGTATTCGGTGACCGGTGAGTGGGATCTCATCGCGATAGCCCGTGTCAACCGCCACGAAGACCTCGCAGATGTCATCGCCGACCGCCTCTCCAAGATCGAGGGCGTCGAATCGACCACAACGCAGATAGCGTTCAGGTCCTACTCGAAGCACGACCTCGATGCCGCTTTCTCCCTCGGTTTCGAGGGATAGCAGCGGGCGGGCCCGCTATTGCCCGGTCACCGCAACCCAGCGGTCAAGGGCTGCCTGCGCCGCACCCGAATCGATCGACGCGGCGGCCCGGACCATCTGACGGTTAATCCTGTCCGTCAGCGCCGCGGAATGGTCGGTGTCAAGGGCCACCAGCCCTGCCGCCGCGTTGAGAACGACGGCGTCACGCACCGGTCCGCGCGCACCTGCAAGGACATCGCGTACTACCTTTGCATTGCTTTGCGCATCGGAGCCTTTGAGCGCTTCGACGGGCACAACAGAGATGCCGAATTCCTCCGGGTGAACGGTGTGTTCGGTGACTTCACCCGCGCGCACCTCCCAGATAGTCGACGATCCGCTGGTCGTTAACTTGTCCCGGCCATCGCTGCCACGGAAAACGAGAGCCCGGATGCCCCGTGCAGCCAGTACACCCGCCATCAGCGGAGCCATTCGTTCATTGGCGCACCCCATCGCCTGGGCCTCGACACCGGCCGGGTTGCTCAACGGACCCAGGAAGTTGAAAGCTGTCGGAACGCCAAGTTCCCGGCGCGGCACTGCAACGTGGCGCATCGAGGGATGAAAAACCTGGGCGAAGCAGAAAGTGATGCTCGCCTCCTCCGCTGAACGTGCGACGTCCTCAATCGACAGGTCAAGGCGCACGCCCAGCGCTTCGATCACATCAGCGGCTCCGGCCGACGACGACGCACTGCGGTTCCCGTGCTTAACCACCCGCGCACCCGCGCCAACAGCCACGAGGGAAGACATCGTGGAAATATTCAGCGTGTCGAGACCGTCACCGCCTGTGCCGACGATGTCCAGGGTTCTTCCCGAAACCTGAATGCGATGCGCGCGTGCGAGCATCGCTTCGACAAGGCCAAGCAGTTCCTGAACGGACTCCCCTTTGCTCTGCAGGCCGACCAGGAAGCCGGCCACCTGCGCATGAGTTGCCTCGCCCTCCATAATGGATTCCATCGCCCAGCGGGTCTGTGATGCCGTGAGATCCCTGCCTGCGATGAGGGCGGAAATCAGTTTCGGCCAGGTAGTGGAACTTGGCGCCGGTGCGGAAATCGGAGTCACTCACCTAGGTTATCTACGAAATGTAGAAAGTCATGACGTTATTACTCCCGCGCCGTTATTGGCCGGGAAGGTCATCACGCGTGCAGACGGGCCACGCCGAGGCGGTTTCGCATTGGTGAACTGGGCATCTTTAGAGACATAATGTCAGGGTGACGACAGCGACCCATGCCCCAAACTCCACTGCGCATCCAACTCTGAACAGGCCGAACATGGTTTCGGTCGGCACGGTTGTGTGGCTTTCCAGTGAACTCATGTTCTTTGCCGGCCTCTTCGCCATGTATTTCACATTGCGCTCCACTTCGGGCGAGCTCTGGGCTGCCGAGACGGAGAAGCTGAACGTACCGTTCGCACTGGTCAACACCATCATCCTGGTGTCAAGTTCCTTCACCTGCCAGATGGGCGTCTTCGCGGCCGAGCGCCTCCAGCCGCGGCGGATCGGCGGGATGTTCAACATGGCCAGGTGGGGCATGGTCGAGTGGTACCTGCTGACCTTCCTCATGGGAGCAGTCTTTGTTGCTGTGCAGGCTTACGAATACGCCGAACTTGTTGCAGAGGGCGTATCCCTCTCCTCCAATGCCTATGGCTCCTCGTTCTACATCACTACCGGCTTCCACGGACTTCATGTCATCGGAGGGCTGATTGCGTTCCTCTTCATCATTGGCCGCGCTTATGCCGCCAAACGTTTCGGCCACTTCGAAGCCACATCAGCCATCGTCACTTCCTATTACTGGCACTTCGTGGACGTGGTCTGGATCGGCCTGTTCATCATCATCTACTTCTTGAAGTAGATTTCTCTTGAACCCTTTTCTACCCGGGGTAGAATTAGCGTGGCGGTCGCGACCGGGACTGGCACCAACTGTGCAACGTACAAAGGCAATACAGAAGGCAGGAATCAGGACGTGAAGGCACTTTCGCAGAGGCGGCGCCACCCCCTTGCAGCAATAGCGCTGCTGCTGATGGGGCTGTTGTTAACCGGCGGCATCTATGCCATTGCGAGCAACGCGAATGAAGCCAAAGCGCAGACAGCCGTTTCTGCAAGCGACATTGAAGAAGGGGAAAAGCTCTTCGTCGCCAACTGCGCCACCTGTCACGGAATGGGAGCGGCGGGCACCGAGGACGGCCCCTCCCTGGTCGGTGTCGGAGCCGCAGCCGTCGACTTCCAGGTCGGAACAGGACGCATGCCTCTTCAGATGCAAGGGCCGCAAGCACTCGAGAAGCCAGTCCAGTTCACTGACGAGCAGATCAGCCAGATGGCCGCGTACGTCGCTTCTCTTGGCGCCGGGCCGGCTATACCCGGAGAGGAACTGCTGGACGTTTCCGGCGAGGATGTCGATCCCGCCAACGGCGGTGAGCTCTTCCGTATCAACTGCGCCATGTGTCATAACGCGGCTGCCGCTGGCGGTGCGCTCACGCGCGGAAAGTTCGCTCCGTCGCTTGAAGGCGTGAGCAACAAGCACATCTACGAGGCCATGGTCACCGGGCCGCAGAACATGCCGGTCTTCAGTGACGCAAACATCACGCCCGAAGACAAGCAGGACATCATTGCGTTCCTGAACATCATCGAGGAACAGGGCTCCCCCGGCGGAGCTGACCTGGGATCGCTGGGACCAGTTTCCGAGGGGCTGTTTATCTGGGTCGCAGGCCTGGGCGTAATCATCGCATTCACTGTCTGGCTCACTTCGCGCTCGTCGTAGGCGCGGCAGCGGAAACCGTAAGAACTAAATACACAGGATTGATGAGTGAAGTTTCTAAAGAAGGATGAGAGGGATCATGGCCGACCATAGTCACGGCAGCCCGGAACAAACGGGCACCGTAGCTAAGCCCGGTCAGGGCGGCGTGCAGAAGTTCCAGGATCCTGGGCTCCCGCCGCACCGGCCTCGTTTGGCTGACACCGATCCCCGCGCGGAGAAGCGCGCAGAGCGTCAGGTCGGAGTGCTGTTCCTCGTTTCGATATTCGGAACAGTCCTCTTCTTCTTCGGGTACTTCGCCATCCCGTTGGACCAGACAATCGGGACGCTCCGTCTGCAGAACCTGCTGCTCGGCCTCGGCACAGCGTTCGCGATGCTGGGCATCGGAGTGGGAATTGTGCACTGGGCCAAGACCCTGATGCCGGATCACGAAATTTCAGAAGACCGGCACGAAATCAGGCCCGAGGCAGACCGCGCCGACGCCGAAAAGATTGTCGGAGACATTCTCGAAGAATCGGGGATCAAGCGCCGCCCGCTAATCAGGAACACTCTCCTGGGTGCCAGCATTTTGGCGATCTTCCCCGCGATTGCCATCTTCCGGGACCTGGGACCGCTTCCCGGCGACGTACTTCGTCAGACCATGTGGGATGAGGGCGTACGCCTCACCCGCGACCCGAGCGGCACTCCGATCAAGGCTTCCGATGTAACCATCGGCTCTGCTTTCCACGTCATTCCGGAGGGACTCAACGAGTCCGAGCACAAACTTGAAGAGAAGGCCAAGGCTGTTGTTCTCCTCATGCGTTTGAAGCCGGAGTCCCTCAACCCGTCGCCAGGACGCGAAGATTGGGGCTTCGAAGGCATCGTTGCCTACTCCAAGATCTGTACACATGTGGGCTGTCCGGTAGCCCTTTACGAGCAGCAGACGCACCACCTGCTGTGTCCGTGCCACCAGTCGACCTTCGACCTCACGCAGGAGTGTAAGGTTATCTTCGGCCCGGCCGTCCGTCCGCTCCCCCAGCTACCCATCTCAGTGGATGATGAGGGCTATCTGGTGGCGACGAGCGACTTCCAAGAACCCGTAGGACCAAGTTACTGGGAGCGTGGCTGAGATGAGCAGCTCGGCAGCTGGGCGCGAATACCAGCCCAAAACAAGCGTCGGTAAGATCACCAACTTCGTTGACACCCGGGTGGGCGGTTCCGCCATGGTCAAGGAGTTCGGCCGCAAGATATTTCCCGATCACTGGACGTTCATGTTCGGCGAGGTTGCACTCTACTCGTTTGTGATCCTCCTGCTTTCGGGTACCTTTCTGACTTTTTTCTTCGACCCTTCGATGGCAGAGACCCACTACGACGGCAGCTACGTGCCGCTTCGCGGGATTGAGATGTCCGTGGCGTACTCCTCATCACTGGATATCTCCTTTGATATCCGCGGTGGCCTCTTCATGCGGCAGGTGCATCACTGGTCAGCGCTGCTCTTTGTGGCTGCTGTCTCAGTACATATGCTCCGCGTGTTCTTCACAGGTGCATTCCGCAAACCCCGCGAGCTCAACTGGGTGATCGGCGGCGTACTGCTTATCCTGGCCATGGCAGCGGGGTTCACTGGTTATTCACTGCCTGACGATCTCCTCTCCGGCAACGGGCTGCGCATCATCGACGGCGTTATCAAGTCCATTCCCGTTGTGGGCACGTACATCAGTTTCTTCCTTTTCGGAGGCGAGTTTCCAGGCACGGAAATCATTCCGCGGTTGTATGTTCTGCACATCCTTTTGATTCCTGCCCTCATTCTTTTGTTGATCGCGATCCATCTCTTCCTGGTGGTGGTTCACAAGCACACGCAGTTCCCCGGCCCGGGCCGCACAAACGACAATGTGGTGGGTTTCCCGGTTGGTCCGGTCTACGCGGCCAAAGCCGGTGGCTTCTTCTTCATCGTGTTCGGCGTGGTTGCCGCTATCTCGGCGGCCTTCACGATCAACCCGATCTGGAACTACGGACCCTACGACCCCTCCCCGGTGTCTGCAGGTACCCAGCCGGACTGGTATATCGGATGGGTTGACGGTGCGTTGCGCCTCATGCCGGGAATCATCGCCGGATTCCCGTTCGAATGGGAGATTCCCTTCCCATGGGGTGTTAACACACTGTCGCTGAACGTCCTGCTGCCGGCTCTTGTGCCCGCCGGCATTGTGTTCACCATGCTCTTCGCATGGCCGTGGATTGAAGCCTGGGTAACCAAGGATCGGCGGGAGCGCCACCTGCTGGACCGCCCGCGCAATGCGCCGACCCGCACCGGTGTCGGAGTAGCTGGCGTCGTGTTCTACTGCGTGATGTGGGCGGCAGCGAGTTCCGACCTCATTGCTACGCACTTTATGGTGTCCCTGAACGACGTCACGTATTGGCTCCGTGCGCTGTTCTTCATCGGCCCAGTGATTGGCTTCATCGTGGCGCGCCGCATCGCTCTGGCGCTGCAGCGGAAGGATCGGGAGATCGTTCTGCACGGTCGTGAGACCGGACGCATCGTTCGACTGCCTCACGGTGAGTTCATCGAGGTTCACGAGCCGGTCGACGAGTACAAGCGCTACAAGTTGACCACGTTTGACTCTCCGCAGGTGCTGCCGGCCCAGGCTGACGTCAACGGACACATCACGAAGGGTGAGAAGCGCCGTGCCTGGGCTTCCAGGTTCTTCTTCGAGGATCGCGTTGCGCCCGTTACTCCGGCTGAGCTTGAAGAGGCACACTCGCACGGCCACCACGGCGAGGTTGCGAATGAGCATGACAAGGCGTCGATCTCGAGCCACTAATTGGCAAGATTCGTCATAAAGAAGGAGCGGGTCGCCCGGGCATTGGGCGGCCCGCTCCTCTCTTATGCGAAGTAGCCCTCCCCGTTGAAATTTGATCGGCAGTGCTTCAAGATTCAGGACAAGCGCTTTGGTGTGTAGGTTCTGGGGGTACGCACTCCGGGCCGCTGAAGCGGCACCCACAGCTTGTAGCGGTCCGCACGGTAGTAGGAAACCGAGTAGTCAACCATCGCGCGAGCAACGTACGCATGGCGTTGGATCTTGAGCAGCGGAGCTCCCATTTCCACGTTCAACAAGCGGGCAATAGAGGGTGACGCCGCAGTCGCCTCCACGGTATCCTCGCCCCACTCCATCACCAGCCCGAAACGCTCGCTGAGCACGTTGTACAGCGATGTCGGTGGATCGTCCTCGAGTATGCCCGGAACCCGGTGCGCCGGAATGAAGTTCTCGTCTACGCTCATCGGTTCCTTGTCCGCGAGCAGTTGCCGCCGAAACCGGATCACCTGGGTGCCCTGTTCGATCTGAAGCTCACGGGCGATGAGCGGAGTGGCAGCCATCTGCTCGAAGCTGAGCACTCTCGCATCCGGAACCATCCCGCGGCGGTGCATCTCCTCGCTGTACGAGGTGAGCTTCATCTGCAGGTCCAGTTTGCTGTGTGAGACAAACGTTCCCAGCCCGACGATCCGCTCCAGTACCTCTTCTGCCACGAGCGCGTCTATTGCGTGACGCACAGTCATGCGCGCAACACCGAAGTGCTCGGTCAGTTTGCGCTCGGAGGGAATAGCTGTCCCCGGCTCGGCGTGCTGGAGGATATATTCCCTGAGCACTTCACGAAGCTGGACGTGCTTCGCCCCGTCACCTCCCAGGGAGGTCTGCATACCGCGCAGCGGATCCGCCATCGTTCCTCCCGAGGACCAATTCGGTCTGAGTACTACCGCGTCCATTCTATTGCGGACAGTGTGCATTCCTTTGGATCGGCACATCCGTACCACCTGAACCGTGAAGAGGTTCCACACCCTGCGGTGTGGAACCTCTTCAGCGTGTACGCCCGGCATGGGCATTTGCTTGGAGGTGGAAGTCCTCTGGAGGAGAAGGTGGTTTAACTCTTAGCCGATGGCAACTGCGTCATCGCGAGGTGGGGTGGGAAGGAAGCCGGAGGCGAATCCCTGCACCGAGGGACACGAACCGCATAGAAGGCATTCCGATCGGGGTAAGGCTGCACGCGAAGCTGAAGCCCGTTCCACCGAAACGGTCGGGGTGTAAATGCGGCGGCGGCAGGGGGAAAGTAAATGTTCTTATCCGGGGAGGTCTGTCCCAGTGCTCTACCGCTGTCAATGGGTGGGGCGACATTGCTTTAAGGGCTGTGTTGATGGGGCAGAAGTCAGCCGAGGCCATAGTACCGGCGGGAATCAGTGATGGTTGCTGGGAAGGGCCGAACGTTAGGAGATGACGTGTTGAACGGGCATCGCTCGTGGACATTACGTTGATCGCAGCCATCCCGCCGTGCGCGGGCCAGAGTAGATGGAGGTATCGGTGAATCCGAGAGTGCCCCTGCCTGAGCGTAGTGATGTCCCGGCGGATGTCGGTAATACTGTCAGCGGCCAGGCGGGGGATCTGTGGGAACGTGTGTTTTCGCGGGAGAACCTGTTGGTTGCGTTACGCCGTGTCGAGGCGAACCGGGGTGCCCCTGGTGCTGACGGACTGCGTACGGACGAGCTCCGTTCGTGGTGCTTAGGACACTGGGAAGGTGTTCGGGAGAGTCTTGATTCGGGCACGTACCGCCCGCAACCGGTGCGTCAGGTTTTGATTCCCAAGCCTGACGGGGGTGAGCGGAGGTTGGGCGTGCCGGCCGTGCTGGATCGGTTGATCCAGCAGGCGATCGCGCAGGTGCTTGTTCCGGTCTTTGATCCGGGGTTCGTGCCGGTTTCGTATGGGTTCCGGCCGAACAAGAGCGCCCATGATGCGGTCCGGGTTGCCCGGACCGTGATCGGACAGGGCTATAAGTGGGTGATCGAGGTTGATCTGGATACGTTCTTCGATCGGGTCAACCATGACGCTTTGATGGCCCGGATTGCGCGGAAAGTGAAGGACAAGCGGCTGCTGCGCCTGATCCGCCGTTATCTTGAGGCGGGGATCATGGCCGATGGTGT
This genomic interval carries:
- a CDS encoding DUF3054 domain-containing protein, giving the protein MTRAPAQIRLVWALVDIALILVFAFLGQASHYDAVSLPGALATAAPFLAAYSMTYLACLAWRRPAAPLRTGVPMWLGTAVGGLMLRVWFGESAAPAFQIVAVVVLALFLVFPRLVAATLGAVRRRRRRQSSAHHSPAQNQGAAS
- a CDS encoding Lrp/AsnC family transcriptional regulator — its product is MITAFVLIQTDASRIPESAQEISEIDGISEVYSVTGEWDLIAIARVNRHEDLADVIADRLSKIEGVESTTTQIAFRSYSKHDLDAAFSLGFEG
- the trpD gene encoding anthranilate phosphoribosyltransferase; its protein translation is MTPISAPAPSSTTWPKLISALIAGRDLTASQTRWAMESIMEGEATHAQVAGFLVGLQSKGESVQELLGLVEAMLARAHRIQVSGRTLDIVGTGGDGLDTLNISTMSSLVAVGAGARVVKHGNRSASSSAGAADVIEALGVRLDLSIEDVARSAEEASITFCFAQVFHPSMRHVAVPRRELGVPTAFNFLGPLSNPAGVEAQAMGCANERMAPLMAGVLAARGIRALVFRGSDGRDKLTTSGSSTIWEVRAGEVTEHTVHPEEFGISVVPVEALKGSDAQSNAKVVRDVLAGARGPVRDAVVLNAAAGLVALDTDHSAALTDRINRQMVRAAASIDSGAAQAALDRWVAVTGQ
- a CDS encoding cytochrome c oxidase subunit 3 gives rise to the protein MTTATHAPNSTAHPTLNRPNMVSVGTVVWLSSELMFFAGLFAMYFTLRSTSGELWAAETEKLNVPFALVNTIILVSSSFTCQMGVFAAERLQPRRIGGMFNMARWGMVEWYLLTFLMGAVFVAVQAYEYAELVAEGVSLSSNAYGSSFYITTGFHGLHVIGGLIAFLFIIGRAYAAKRFGHFEATSAIVTSYYWHFVDVVWIGLFIIIYFLK
- a CDS encoding c-type cytochrome, with the protein product MKALSQRRRHPLAAIALLLMGLLLTGGIYAIASNANEAKAQTAVSASDIEEGEKLFVANCATCHGMGAAGTEDGPSLVGVGAAAVDFQVGTGRMPLQMQGPQALEKPVQFTDEQISQMAAYVASLGAGPAIPGEELLDVSGEDVDPANGGELFRINCAMCHNAAAAGGALTRGKFAPSLEGVSNKHIYEAMVTGPQNMPVFSDANITPEDKQDIIAFLNIIEEQGSPGGADLGSLGPVSEGLFIWVAGLGVIIAFTVWLTSRSS
- a CDS encoding ubiquinol-cytochrome c reductase iron-sulfur subunit, which produces MADHSHGSPEQTGTVAKPGQGGVQKFQDPGLPPHRPRLADTDPRAEKRAERQVGVLFLVSIFGTVLFFFGYFAIPLDQTIGTLRLQNLLLGLGTAFAMLGIGVGIVHWAKTLMPDHEISEDRHEIRPEADRADAEKIVGDILEESGIKRRPLIRNTLLGASILAIFPAIAIFRDLGPLPGDVLRQTMWDEGVRLTRDPSGTPIKASDVTIGSAFHVIPEGLNESEHKLEEKAKAVVLLMRLKPESLNPSPGREDWGFEGIVAYSKICTHVGCPVALYEQQTHHLLCPCHQSTFDLTQECKVIFGPAVRPLPQLPISVDDEGYLVATSDFQEPVGPSYWERG
- a CDS encoding cytochrome b; protein product: MSSSAAGREYQPKTSVGKITNFVDTRVGGSAMVKEFGRKIFPDHWTFMFGEVALYSFVILLLSGTFLTFFFDPSMAETHYDGSYVPLRGIEMSVAYSSSLDISFDIRGGLFMRQVHHWSALLFVAAVSVHMLRVFFTGAFRKPRELNWVIGGVLLILAMAAGFTGYSLPDDLLSGNGLRIIDGVIKSIPVVGTYISFFLFGGEFPGTEIIPRLYVLHILLIPALILLLIAIHLFLVVVHKHTQFPGPGRTNDNVVGFPVGPVYAAKAGGFFFIVFGVVAAISAAFTINPIWNYGPYDPSPVSAGTQPDWYIGWVDGALRLMPGIIAGFPFEWEIPFPWGVNTLSLNVLLPALVPAGIVFTMLFAWPWIEAWVTKDRRERHLLDRPRNAPTRTGVGVAGVVFYCVMWAAASSDLIATHFMVSLNDVTYWLRALFFIGPVIGFIVARRIALALQRKDREIVLHGRETGRIVRLPHGEFIEVHEPVDEYKRYKLTTFDSPQVLPAQADVNGHITKGEKRRAWASRFFFEDRVAPVTPAELEEAHSHGHHGEVANEHDKASISSH
- a CDS encoding GntR family transcriptional regulator — protein: MADPLRGMQTSLGGDGAKHVQLREVLREYILQHAEPGTAIPSERKLTEHFGVARMTVRHAIDALVAEEVLERIVGLGTFVSHSKLDLQMKLTSYSEEMHRRGMVPDARVLSFEQMAATPLIARELQIEQGTQVIRFRRQLLADKEPMSVDENFIPAHRVPGILEDDPPTSLYNVLSERFGLVMEWGEDTVEATAASPSIARLLNVEMGAPLLKIQRHAYVARAMVDYSVSYYRADRYKLWVPLQRPGVRTPRTYTPKRLS